The following nucleotide sequence is from Synechococcus sp. KORDI-52.
TCTGTCTCCTCCGCAAGACCAAAGAACTCGTCCCGTGCCTGATTGGCAAAAACTGCGGAAGCACCACCAATGATTCCAACGACCTCAGATCCGTAGAAGACCAGGTACTGGAGTTGTTGTCCCATCGTCCCTCTGTCAGGGATGTAGTGGCTGCGACGGAACTTTTGATAGAGGGGGTTACTGCTCTTGACCAGTTCCAACCTCACAAGGTCTCTCTGAGCGACAGGAAGGGGGTCTGGAGGCGAACTAGGTGTCAGTACACCCTCAAGCAATTTCACGATGCTTCTGCCTCGTCCTGCGCCGTGTTCTCGTCCATACGCATCGAGTGCCTCTATGAACGGTTCAGGCAGAGAGACTTGAATTTGCCTTGCAGGTGGATGTGAACTCTCAACAAACTTCCCTCCTTTGCCACGGTTCTGATGGTCCTTCGATAGTGCCAAATGACCGACTCATATCATTCGGATACGGAACATAAGTCAAGATGACTTATGTTCCGT
It contains:
- a CDS encoding Druantia anti-phage system protein DruA, whose product is MALSKDHQNRGKGGKFVESSHPPARQIQVSLPEPFIEALDAYGREHGAGRGRSIVKLLEGVLTPSSPPDPLPVAQRDLVRLELVKSSNPLYQKFRRSHYIPDRGTMGQQLQYLVFYGSEVVGIIGGASAVFANQARDEFFGLAEETEVKTQQLNSIVNNNVFRLEYPAPNLAKIVLSICRKRIMEDWEKLYGVPIAGFETFVVEERLWNGKTRNGVCYRADNWEMVGITRGHGKTNARGREIKDKTLRSKKLATAFGSKGENFVIPMQLRGTILISKEIYARDEIRC